A single region of the Actinomycetota bacterium genome encodes:
- a CDS encoding response regulator — MKKILIVEDEENQRLLYKTELEEEGYIVYVAENGVEGLKKFELERPDLVTIDIKMPDMDGMELLQRMREIDKDIPIIMLTAYGEYSQNFTTWAADKYVVKSSDLTKVKQEIKSLLEKE, encoded by the coding sequence ATGAAAAAGATATTAATTGTTGAGGACGAAGAGAATCAAAGACTGTTATATAAAACTGAATTAGAAGAGGAGGGATATATAGTATATGTAGCTGAAAATGGAGTGGAGGGATTAAAGAAATTTGAATTAGAACGTCCAGATCTGGTTACTATAGATATAAAGATGCCAGATATGGATGGGATGGAATTACTACAGAGAATGAGAGAGATAGATAAAGACATACCAATAATAATGCTTACTGCTTATGGGGAATACTCTCAAAATTTCACTACATGGGCTGCTGATAAGTATGTTGTAAAATCATCGGATTTAACTAAAGTAAAACAGGAAATAAAGAGTCTTTTAGAAAAAGAATAA